The nucleotide window AAATTCTAGGTTCTTAGTCTCTTGATACACAaaaccaatattttgtaattttaaaaatggtctttGCTCTCCCCACAATGCCTGGCAATAAGCCTATGGACTTTGGTATAAATTTACAGAAGTCTACAAAAGAGCTCAAGAATGATGAATCTGACTCTTTCAGGATGTATATCTCCTGAGAGTCACTACCTTTAGAAACCCTGGATGATGAAGGGGAAGAGAAATGGGTTCAAATAATtcttgggaaggggagagggaagaaacaaTCTTTAAACACCTTTAAAATACTACCCCCTGCTACactgcttttttatttcttttgtaggtctttatatttttctgtatcttccaAGGAATTTTATTGGGCAGATATAAAAGGCTATATCAGGGGCTGCCAACCAGTTGCTATTtttaaacttgtgtttattttttatggaaGCAAATTTCACATACAGGAATTTTCTTTCATCTCAGGCATTTTCTTCATGGAGCCATACTTAGCAAAGGAGCCAGGAACCAAAACCAGAGCTAGAAGGGCAAGTACCCAAAGGAAGCAGAGGTAGGTATATCCAAAGTAGAGCTTTGCTTATCTCCCAGTTTGCTCCAAGCCATGCCTTGTTTTATCTAAGCATTAGAGAGATGGTACATTCATTTTCTAgtactgctgtaacaaaaataccacaaactgggccacttaaagcaacagaaatttatcctctcacagttgtggagactggaagtctgaaatcagagtGTTAGCAGGGTCGGTTCCTTCTAGAgtctctgagggagaatctgtcccgtacctttctcctagcttctggtggtggccagcaatccttggcatcccttggcttgtagctgcctcaccccaatctctgtctccatcttcacatggccttctctctgCGTATCTCTGTGTCTTCATATAtcctccttataaggacaccagtcattggatttaaggcCCACCCTTATCTaccatgacctcatcttaactaattacatttgcaaagaccttatttccaaagaaggtcacattctgagtttcTAAGAggatatgaatttggagggagaCTCTATTCAACCTAGTTCAGGTGGAAAAAATATCTTGAAGTTGTTCTGTGATAATACATGGAAGTATTTTTCCAGAAGGTCCCAGGTGAGCCACACACTAGATTCTGACTGCGAAGTTGAGAGGGGCCATGGGTTGGAGGTAGTTATGTTCTCTGAGTGCAAATTTTTAGGTCAAGTAGACTTTTGAAAATATAGATGGTTAGCATTTGGTTTTTATGATGATTGTCATTCTTGCTTTTCTAACATCTATCACATCTAGACCTCTTTCATCTTCCTCTCTACCTAGTCAATAGCTCCAGAGAAAAAGCACTAGATTAGAATTCAAAACTTTGCTTAAAGTCTTATTTCTATCATTTACCGTCTGCTTGGCTCAAGCAAATCACGTCCCTGAGCTTCCatgtcctcaactgtaaaataattaGACTTCCAATGATTCTTTTGTAAGTTTGTGACATTTTTACCTCTGAAGttattgaaaattaaaactacactaaGGCTTTTTGGATTCTGTATTTTATTGAAGAAGCAAGGCAGTGTGTAATGTCAGAGATAAACTCCTATGCAGcataattaaaattcaaaaatatttttggagttttAAGAAATAAACTCTAGTTGCCTGGAAATGCATTTACATGGAGCACATATTTATCTGGCATTATTAGGTGACGTCCCAGGTCAGCAGACAAAATGGACTAGACTGTGAATAAGTGTGTACACAAATGAGAGCCCAGGGAATATCTACCTGATTAGGTTTCAAATGGCCCAGAGCACATAGCATAGGGTATTCTATGTAgatatttgatttatatttcagGCAGGAGAAGAGAGGTggaagggtgagagggagaaagggaataaGAATGAGCTGATTAGAATTCCATTGCCTCCCTGAGCTTAGGTTTCCTCATCCTAAGACGCAGCTGATGCTCCTCCTGTTCATTAGTGCTCTCTACCTATCATCAGGCACTCAGTGTAGCTTCAGCATTTATCACATCGTCAAGCTCCAAAGCACCAAGCAGGCTGCCACATGGTAAGTGCACAATACATGTTTGTAAATGAGTGAAGGAAAGACTATGTCCGGACTATGTCAAGGGGTTGTTTTGAACTGTAGCTTCTTATTATTACCTCTGTCACCCCCTGCTGCTGATTACAAAGCGCCCTCCCAGCTTGCCTTTGCCAGTTTTTTCTTTAGTTAGCAGTCTCTGCTTTGGCCACTAGATGGCACAAGAGGAAAGTTCTTTAAAGATCAGGAATGAAGGAAAGGTGCTTTGGAGACGTTGAGCTGCCACCCCCAGGGTTAATTTAACAAACCAGGTAGCCAGCATTTCACTGAACACATTGGAAGGAAGCAAAGCCTCCACAAGGCTGGATTTGAAATGACCTTTGGGCACTGGTAGATACAAAGACAAAAACACTCTCTGCAGATAGTAATAACCACCTGGAACATACTGCTGCCTTTTAAAGCCTTGCTGTAATCCGGGAGCACTGAAGTGACTTACAGAAGCACCCGACAACTCCACTTGCTGAGACAACTCCACTTCGGTGCTCACGAAGAAACTTTCTATTATAAATGGACTTTGTCTTTAGATCTGCCTCCAGGGAGAAAAAGCTGTGGTCATTCCAGCATAAGACCTTCCAACCTTGTGACAGGTGTATGTTTCACTGTAACAATAAATTGGTATTGTTTTAAACATCAGTCTCCTATGAGCTTGGTAAATGTGAATTGCAACCAGGAAAAGGACTTTCTCTTGACAAAATGAACTATCTGAGCCTGTTGGACTGGTGTCATGTCTGTGTTGAATGCCTCCTATGACATCTCTTAGTGGCACCACTGCTCTGGTGACCCATTTTCTACACACCCTTCTTTCACACATCTGTGGTCATGATTCCCCATCCTGGCTGCATATCAAAATTATCCATGAAGATTATTACTGATGCAGAGTCGCAGACTCCAGCCCCAAAGATTCTAATTCAATAGATCTGGCGTTGATCTGGGAATCTGTGTTCCTAAGAAGCCCAGTTGATTCCAACGAGCCTGCAGTGTTTGAGAACCATTCATCTTTCTAAGTATAATTCCACAGCTTAGTCCAGAACCACAGATTCACGgaatattttatttgataaagGTCTCCACATCAATAAGAATGCCTTTTACAGCAACCCTGAACCCTCAGGTTCCCAGGGAAGCTGGGTATCAAGGACTAGTCGGGAAGCTGCTAGGCCATTAAAGCCTAACAGCCACAAGAAACTAGCAGACCTCTGGGACCTTTGACCTTTAACCAGGCGTATCAAAAGAATCCCATTAGCTCTTGGAGAAATGGCCCTGTCTGGTCAAAAATGTATACGTgaaggacttccccagtggttcagtggttaagactctgtacttccactgcagggggccacaggttcgatccctggtcagggaactaagatcccgcatgctgtgtggtacagccaataaataaataaataaataatatacacacacacacacacacacacacacacgcacacatgcacacacacgagACCATGAGACCAAGGCCAGATACATAATTTGTGAGCCcagtacaaaattaaaaattattaaaaaattgaagatggaGACAGCAGGGCATTAAACTAAGTGTGCGGCCCTTCTGAGCAAGAGGCCCTGTGCAACTGCCCAGATCCCATGCCCGTGAGGTTGGCCCTCTACAGGACTATTGGGACAGGCTACCACTGAGGCAGGAAGATGATTATAAATCAAGGGATAGCTGTATTTTTATCTGATCTTCTTttcaatttgcttatttttctgcaTCCACACAGCAGCCAAGGTGATCTCTTTAAAGTGCAATTTGTCCCGTCCCTCCCCTGCATTAACTGATCCAGTGGTGCCCATAGATCCGGCATCAACTCTAAAGCCCTGAGCAGGGCTAGCACATCCTTTTGCAATTTGACTCCTGCCCACCGCTCTCATGTTATGCTCCCCGTTCTTTCTCTATACTACAGTCCACTGCCCTTGTTTCAATTCCTCTTGTTTTCCAGACTTCTTTCTGCTCAGACCTCTCATGAATGCCGTTCTCTGTGGCTTGAAAAATCTTCCTTACCTGTCCTAACCTGGCTAAATTTTGACTATCATTCAGGTCATAGGTTAAATGTCTCTTCCTCATGGAAGCTTTCTCTGACCCACCTTGGGACACACTCTCCTATCACCCTCTCCttgtctttataaatttattcccACTGTTCTTAAATGGTGACTTGTGctattatttgtttaatgtctgtctcccctgCTAGACTAAATGCTTCTATCTCATTATTGTTTGGCACAGTACCTAGAAAACAGAGGTGCTCAAGAAGTATTTTTGAATTAACGaatgaaaaaaaccaacaaaggcAGAAAGGGTGAAAATGTCAGGCGCTGTGCGTGTTCCTCTTATTAAAGAAACACATCCATTCCCAAAGCCCAAATCACTCCAAAGATGGATACTTGGCATTAAAATCTCccttagagggcttccctggtggtgcagtggttaagaatctgcctgccaatgcaggggacacgggctcgtgccctgatccaggaagatcccacatgctgcggagcaactaagcccgtgagccacaactactgagcccacgtgctgcaactattgaagcccacatgcctagagcccgtgctccgcagcaagagaagccaccacaatgagaagcccgcgcaccgcaacgaagagtagcccccactcaccgcaagtagagaaagcccgcgtgcagcaacgaagacccaatgcagccaaagataaataaataaataaaatagaaaaaaaaaaaccaaaaacctagcttagatagaaaaggaaacaaaagcaaaaataaacaaatgggacctaattaaaagtttttgcatagtaaaggaaaccatcagcaaaacaaaaagacaacctactgaatgggagaaaatatttgcaaaagatatgtctgataaagagttaatgtccaaaatatataaacaactcatacaactcaatatcaaaaaacaaaccacctgattaaaaaatgggcagaagacttgaatagacattttttcaaagaagacatacagatggccaacaggcacatgaaaagatgctcagcattgctaatcatcagggaaaccacaaatcaaaaccacaattagacagcatctcataccggtcagaatagctatcatcaaaaagaccacaaataacaaatattagcaaggatgtggagaaaagcgaacccttgtgcaccattggtgggaatgtaaactggtgcagccattgGAAAAGACTatggagattcttcaaaaaaactaaaaatagaactactacatgacccagaaatttcactcctgggtatatatccaaagaaaatgaaaacactaatttgaaaagatatatgcaccccaatgttcatagcagcattatttataatagccaagatatggaagcaacctaagtgtccatcaacagatgaatggataaagaagatgtggtgtatatacacatatttacatattaaccataaaaaagactgaaattttgtcatttgcaacaacacagatggacctggagagtattatgcttagtgaaataagtcagagaaaaacaaatactgtatattatcacttatatgtggaatccaaaaaaaaaaaaaaacgcaaacaaataaatataacaaaacagaaacagacgcacagatacagagaacaaactctaCCAGTAGGGGGAGGGCAAGGCatgggtaggggattaagaggtacaaactattatgtataaaaagaataagatacacagatatattgtacagcacagggaatatagccaatattttataaaactttaaatggagtataacctataaaaatattgaatcactatgttgtacacctggaactaataaaatattgcatttaatttaaaaaaaatgaaataaataaacttcCCTTATATAAAGGGTGACCATACTTCACAATTTTTCCAGGACAATCCAATTTTTAACAGTGTGCTTATTAACAGTCCTTACTTTTGTTCACCAAAACTCCCTGTTTGGACATTGAATTATATGGACCTCCTGCTTACATACCACACTTTGGTAACATGAaccatctctctttttctctttctctctctgcgtGGGTGAGTTGATGAGACAGTTTCTGTGCTTTGGTGGCTGTAGTATTAACAGAAGAGCTTAAGTTATTAAACCAGGCAGCTTTAATCTGTGAGGTCTCCTGAAGCAGTGAggattaatgtatttttattgcaGAGCCAATGTAGTTATTCCATCGAGCTAGGGTTTGCTCCCAGCAACCCCCAAACTGGCCCCACTGCCTTTCTCTAGACCCACTTCCCAACCGTGAGGGATGAGATGGAATTTTACCTGGAGATTGACCCTGTCACCTTGAACCTGATCATCCTAGTTGCAAGCTACGTCATCTTGCTCCTGGTTTTCCTCATCTCCTGCGTGCTGTATGACTGCCGAGGCAAGGACCCCAGTAAGGAGTATGCTCCTGAGGCCACCCTGGACGCCCAGTCCTCCATCCACCTGGTGGTGATGCAGCAAAGTGCTCTGCAGGCCCACTGGGCAAGGGGCCCTGGCCTTCATTTTGGGAATCGTGCTCCACTAGGGAAGAAAAGCACAATGGTGTgaggctagctgaaggatactggGGAGAGAGCACTAGACAATCTGGACAAAACTTTCCCCACATGGCTACAATTCTCTCAGCATACAGGTCCTGCTTGGCTATGTAAGTGGGAGCTCtgccttcctttctgctttctcGTCACCCTCCTTGAGGGTGAAACAACTGTTTAAGGTAAGAAGCCCACGGAGACCTTTGGTCAAGGTCTCCAGATGCAAAATTTCAGCAATCTCCAGATGCAAAATCTCAGCTTCTTAGTGAAGCTGGTTACAAGTACATTCCTGATGAAGCTCTCCTTGCAACTTCTAGGAGAGATTGACATTTGAGAAAGGGTTTAACGAAGCAAGTGcaatggtatgtgtgtgtgtgtgtgtgtgtggtgaggaatGGGACTAGCTCAAATCTCTCCTATACTTAGCAAATCCTTTCTTTTCAAGGCAACCACTGAACTTTTCCagacttttttattatttctataggTACCAGCTCTTCACATTCATTCCTCACTGTGAGTCAATATGGTGAACACAGTAACTGTAGAGCATGGTGGTTTACTGACAAAGCTTGGAGCCTGGGTTCAGACCCTGCCTCcttcacttactggctgtgtgaccagaGCCATTTGTTTGTGCCTCAGGACTAGTGGGAGGACCTCCAGGCTGTTTGGAgtatttaaatgagtgaattcaCTGAAAACACCTGAGACAGTGCTTGGCACGTAGGGTTAGCTGTTATGatgaatattaatattattccCTTTCATACTTCTCATCAAGAAGTTTAATCTCCAGTCCTCAAATCTGACCTGGTCCAATGCAAAGTTACTGAGGTCCCATGGCTTGGTGTATCAGTCCCCCCAGCACTACTTGCTGTCTTCCTGTTCCCTTTCTTTGCTGCTactaactataagtttgtttttctgctcattcacttattttcacaattttgaatTAGTAtctccattgtgtatgtatgttttttattAATCCTCCCTGCTCTGAGCTCAGAGCAACTTACATGTTCACTTGGTGATTTACTAAACCCCTTCTTCTAATCAGGCCCTGttggaaatacaaagaaatgagTGTGTCATGACCCTCTCTTCGGTCTTTGCTGCCTAACAGGAAGAGGAGGAGTCAGGAATGACTCAGAGGATGAAGGACAAGAAAGCATTTTAGATTCTGTGCTAGAAG belongs to Eubalaena glacialis isolate mEubGla1 chromosome 19, mEubGla1.1.hap2.+ XY, whole genome shotgun sequence and includes:
- the SMIM36 gene encoding small integral membrane protein 36; the encoded protein is MEFYLEIDPVTLNLIILVASYVILLLVFLISCVLYDCRGKDPSKEYAPEATLDAQSSIHLVVMQQSALQAHWARGPGLHFGNRAPLGKKSTMV